The proteins below are encoded in one region of Triticum aestivum cultivar Chinese Spring chromosome 1B, IWGSC CS RefSeq v2.1, whole genome shotgun sequence:
- the LOC123147753 gene encoding protein CHUP1, chloroplastic isoform X1 — MLVRLGFVVLATFAAFTLKRGKGPKKDNGQAGKGKEKARHTGHGEKEGEEEEVKTISGIINSAPSVDDDDEDDMFSEIESLLGGEVDIPIPGDRFERSRYNAHMASNAAEMERLRGLVRELEEREVKLEGELLEYYGLKEQETDVTELQKQLKIKTVEVDMLNLTISSLQAERKKLQEDVARGTAAKKELDASRSRIKELQRQIQMEANQTKGQLMLLKQQVMGLRAKEEEVAKKDAEIEQKLKKLKNLEVEVLELRRKNKELLYEKRDLMVKLDAAQGKITESDVVAHAREEINNLRHTNEDLTKQVEGLQMNRFSEVEELVYLRWVNACLRFELRNYQTPSGKISARDLSTKLSPKSQERAKQMMLEFGSERGQGDTDLDSVSSAPSSPRSEDFDTASIDSSSSRYSFLSKRPNLMQKLKKWGRSKDDGSYLSSPSSRSLTSSSPKRSQKPKGPLESLMIRNAGDGMSITTFGKRDQESGDADDANVASSFQLMSKNVEGFADEKYPAYKDRHKLATEREKAIKEKAEQARAQRFGGGYSSVLVPSPRAALPPKLAQIKEKKAPTVNSEPGEQSSDVPNNPLAVTQLKLAQIEKRAPRVPRPPPTASAAAASGATSTASGGPPMPPRPPGAPPPPPPPGRPGGPPPPPPPPGSLSKSLAGGDKVHRAPEVVEFYQSLMKREAKKDTTSLGSKSSNVSDNRSNMIGEIENRSTFLLAVKADVETQGEFVESLASEVRAARFANIDDVVAFVHWLDEELSFLVDERAVLKHFDWPESKTDALRESAFEYQDLVKLENKATSFVDDPKLPCEEALKRMYSLLEKVEQSVYALLRTRDMTTARYKEYGIPVDWLSDSGKVGKIKLASVQLAKKYMERVTSELDALQGTEKEPNREFLLLQGVRFAFRVHQFAGGFDADSMKVFEELRSKMSSTQAPAPPASDT; from the exons ATGCTTGTGAGACTCGGATTCGTGGTATTAGCAACCTTCGCCGCGTTCACTCTTAAGCGAGGCAAGGGGCCTAAGAAAG ACAATGGCCAAGCAggcaaggggaaggagaaggcTCGGCATACTGGACAT GGGGAGAAAgaaggcgaggaggaagaggttAAGACGATCAGCGGCATAATCAACTCGGCCCCGTCGgtggacgacgacgatgaggacgaCATGTTCTCGGAGATCGAGAGCCTCCTGGGCGGGGAGGTCGACATCCCGATACCGGGCGACAGGTTCGAGCGGTCCCGGTACAACGCGCACATGGCCAGCAACGCCGCCGAGATGGAGCGGCTGCGCGGCCTGGTGAGGGAGCTGGAGGAGCGGGAGGTGAAGCTGGAGGGCGAGCTGCTCGAGTACTACGGCCTCAAGGAGCAGGAGACCGACGTCACCGAGCTGCAGAAGCAGCTCAAGATCAAGACGGTGGAGGTCGACATGCTCAACCTCACCATCAGCTCGCTGCAGGCGGAGAGGAAGAAGCTGCAGGAGGACGTGGCCCGCGGCacggccgccaagaaggagctcgaCGCGTCCAGGAGCAGGATCAAGGAGCTGCAGCGGCAGATACAGATGGAGGCCAACCAGACCAAGGGCCAGCTGATGCTGCTCAAGCAACAGGTGATGGGGCTCagggccaaggaggaggaggtggccaagaaggacgccgagaTCGAGCAGAAGCTCAAGAAGCTCAAGAACCTGGAGGTGGAGGTGCTTGAGCTGAGGAGGAAGAACAAGGAGCTGCTGTACGAGAAGAGGGACCTCATGGTGAAGCTGGATGCAGCACAGGGAAAAATAACAGAG AGTGATGTAGTTGCCCATGCAAGAGAGGAGATCAACAACCTCAGGCACACAAACGAGGACCTGACAAAGCAAGTGGAAGGCCTACAGATGAACAGATTCAGTGAAGTGGAAGAGCTGGTGTACCTGCGCTGGGTCAACGCCTGTCTGCGATTCGAGCTCCGCAACTACCAGACGCCATCAGGCAAAATCTCTGCCCGCGACCTCAGCACGAAGCTCAGCCCAAAGTCGCAGGAGAGGGCCAAACAGATGATGCTCGAATTCGGGTCCGAACGAGGCCAGGGCGATACCGACCTTGACAGCGTTTCCTCCGCACCTTCTTCCCCCAGAAGCGAAGACTTCGACACCGCCTCGATCGACAGCTCTTCCAGCAGATACAGCTTCCTAAGCAAGAGGCCGAACCTGATGCAGAAACTCAAGAAGTGGGGAAGGAGCAAGGACGACGGCAGCTATCTGTCATCCCCGTCGTCGCGGTCCCTGACCAGCAGCTCTCCGAAGAGGAGCCAGAAACCAAAGGGGCCCCTGGAGTCTCTCATGATCAGAAATGCAGGAGATGGCATGTCCATCACAACGTTTGGAAAAAGGGACCAAGAATCCGGTGATGCAGATGATGCAAATGTTGCATCTTCATTCCAGCTGATGTCGAAGAATGTCGAAGGCTTCGCTGATGAGAAGTACCCCGCTTACAAAGACCGGCATAAGCTTGCGACGGAACGGGAGAAGGCGATCAAAGAGAAGGCCGAGCAAGCCAGAGCACAGAGGTTTGGTGGTGGCTACAGTTCAGTTCTGGTTCCCTCCCCGAGAGCTGCACTCCCCCCAAAACTCGCTCAAATAAAGGAGAAGAAGGCCCCCACAGTTAATTCTGAACCTGGTGAGCAATCTAGTGATGTCCCGAACAACCCCCTGGCTGTCACCCAGTTGAAGCTTGCCCAAATTGAGAAGAGAGCTCCAAGAGTCCCCCGTCCACCACCCACGGCATCGGCCGCCGCTGCTTCAGGAGCTACCAGTACTGCGAGCGGTGGACCACCGATGCCGCCACGCCCACCAGGTGCAcctcctcccccaccacctccaggGAGACCCGGtggccctccgccgccaccgccgcctcccggttCTCTATCCAAGAGCCTTGCTGGTGGCGACAAGGTGCACCGTGCTCCGGAGGTCGTGGAGTTCTATCAGAGTCTCATGAAACGTGAAGCCAAGAAGGACACCACCTCTTTGGGATCAAAATCATCGAATGTTTCTGATAACAGAAGCAACATGATTGGAGAGATTGAGAACAGATCAACATTCCTATTAGCT GTCAAAGCTGATGTGGAGACACAAGGAGAATTTGTCGAGTCCCTAGCGAGCGAGGTCCGGGCAGCAAGATTCGCCAATATCGATGATGTTGTTGCATTTGTACATTGGCTGGATGAGGAGTTGTCATTCTTG GTTGATGAGAGAGCAGTGCTAAAGCACTTCGATTGGCCAGAGAGCAAAACTGATGCATTAAGAGAGTCCGCCTTTGAGTATCAGGACCTGGTGAAACTAGAGAATAAGGCCACATCCTTCGTCGACGATCCAAAACTTCCATGTGAAGAAGCTCTCAAGAGGATGTATTCGTTGCTTGAGAA AGTGGAGCAGAGTGTTTACGCACTTCTTCGTACAAGAGACATGACCACCGCACGGTACAAGGAGTATGGAATACCAGTCGATTGGCTATCTGATTCAGGAAAAGTTGGCAAG ATCAAACTGGCGTCTGTTCAGCTGGCAAAGAAGTACATGGAGAGGGTCACCTCGGAGCTCGACGCGTTGCAGGGCACTGAGAAAGAGCCCAACAGGGAGTTCCTGCTCCTCCAGGGCGTCAGATTCGCCTTCCGAGTTCATCAG TTTGCCGGAGGCTTCGACGCGGACAGCATGAAAGTCTTCGAGGAGCTGAGAAGCAAGATGAGCAGCACGCAGGCGCCCGCTCCGCCGGCATCCGACACATAG
- the LOC123147753 gene encoding protein CHUP1, chloroplastic isoform X2 — protein MLVRLGFVVLATFAAFTLKRGKGPKKGKGKEKARHTGHGEKEGEEEEVKTISGIINSAPSVDDDDEDDMFSEIESLLGGEVDIPIPGDRFERSRYNAHMASNAAEMERLRGLVRELEEREVKLEGELLEYYGLKEQETDVTELQKQLKIKTVEVDMLNLTISSLQAERKKLQEDVARGTAAKKELDASRSRIKELQRQIQMEANQTKGQLMLLKQQVMGLRAKEEEVAKKDAEIEQKLKKLKNLEVEVLELRRKNKELLYEKRDLMVKLDAAQGKITESDVVAHAREEINNLRHTNEDLTKQVEGLQMNRFSEVEELVYLRWVNACLRFELRNYQTPSGKISARDLSTKLSPKSQERAKQMMLEFGSERGQGDTDLDSVSSAPSSPRSEDFDTASIDSSSSRYSFLSKRPNLMQKLKKWGRSKDDGSYLSSPSSRSLTSSSPKRSQKPKGPLESLMIRNAGDGMSITTFGKRDQESGDADDANVASSFQLMSKNVEGFADEKYPAYKDRHKLATEREKAIKEKAEQARAQRFGGGYSSVLVPSPRAALPPKLAQIKEKKAPTVNSEPGEQSSDVPNNPLAVTQLKLAQIEKRAPRVPRPPPTASAAAASGATSTASGGPPMPPRPPGAPPPPPPPGRPGGPPPPPPPPGSLSKSLAGGDKVHRAPEVVEFYQSLMKREAKKDTTSLGSKSSNVSDNRSNMIGEIENRSTFLLAVKADVETQGEFVESLASEVRAARFANIDDVVAFVHWLDEELSFLVDERAVLKHFDWPESKTDALRESAFEYQDLVKLENKATSFVDDPKLPCEEALKRMYSLLEKVEQSVYALLRTRDMTTARYKEYGIPVDWLSDSGKVGKIKLASVQLAKKYMERVTSELDALQGTEKEPNREFLLLQGVRFAFRVHQFAGGFDADSMKVFEELRSKMSSTQAPAPPASDT, from the exons ATGCTTGTGAGACTCGGATTCGTGGTATTAGCAACCTTCGCCGCGTTCACTCTTAAGCGAGGCAAGGGGCCTAAGAAAG gcaaggggaaggagaaggcTCGGCATACTGGACAT GGGGAGAAAgaaggcgaggaggaagaggttAAGACGATCAGCGGCATAATCAACTCGGCCCCGTCGgtggacgacgacgatgaggacgaCATGTTCTCGGAGATCGAGAGCCTCCTGGGCGGGGAGGTCGACATCCCGATACCGGGCGACAGGTTCGAGCGGTCCCGGTACAACGCGCACATGGCCAGCAACGCCGCCGAGATGGAGCGGCTGCGCGGCCTGGTGAGGGAGCTGGAGGAGCGGGAGGTGAAGCTGGAGGGCGAGCTGCTCGAGTACTACGGCCTCAAGGAGCAGGAGACCGACGTCACCGAGCTGCAGAAGCAGCTCAAGATCAAGACGGTGGAGGTCGACATGCTCAACCTCACCATCAGCTCGCTGCAGGCGGAGAGGAAGAAGCTGCAGGAGGACGTGGCCCGCGGCacggccgccaagaaggagctcgaCGCGTCCAGGAGCAGGATCAAGGAGCTGCAGCGGCAGATACAGATGGAGGCCAACCAGACCAAGGGCCAGCTGATGCTGCTCAAGCAACAGGTGATGGGGCTCagggccaaggaggaggaggtggccaagaaggacgccgagaTCGAGCAGAAGCTCAAGAAGCTCAAGAACCTGGAGGTGGAGGTGCTTGAGCTGAGGAGGAAGAACAAGGAGCTGCTGTACGAGAAGAGGGACCTCATGGTGAAGCTGGATGCAGCACAGGGAAAAATAACAGAG AGTGATGTAGTTGCCCATGCAAGAGAGGAGATCAACAACCTCAGGCACACAAACGAGGACCTGACAAAGCAAGTGGAAGGCCTACAGATGAACAGATTCAGTGAAGTGGAAGAGCTGGTGTACCTGCGCTGGGTCAACGCCTGTCTGCGATTCGAGCTCCGCAACTACCAGACGCCATCAGGCAAAATCTCTGCCCGCGACCTCAGCACGAAGCTCAGCCCAAAGTCGCAGGAGAGGGCCAAACAGATGATGCTCGAATTCGGGTCCGAACGAGGCCAGGGCGATACCGACCTTGACAGCGTTTCCTCCGCACCTTCTTCCCCCAGAAGCGAAGACTTCGACACCGCCTCGATCGACAGCTCTTCCAGCAGATACAGCTTCCTAAGCAAGAGGCCGAACCTGATGCAGAAACTCAAGAAGTGGGGAAGGAGCAAGGACGACGGCAGCTATCTGTCATCCCCGTCGTCGCGGTCCCTGACCAGCAGCTCTCCGAAGAGGAGCCAGAAACCAAAGGGGCCCCTGGAGTCTCTCATGATCAGAAATGCAGGAGATGGCATGTCCATCACAACGTTTGGAAAAAGGGACCAAGAATCCGGTGATGCAGATGATGCAAATGTTGCATCTTCATTCCAGCTGATGTCGAAGAATGTCGAAGGCTTCGCTGATGAGAAGTACCCCGCTTACAAAGACCGGCATAAGCTTGCGACGGAACGGGAGAAGGCGATCAAAGAGAAGGCCGAGCAAGCCAGAGCACAGAGGTTTGGTGGTGGCTACAGTTCAGTTCTGGTTCCCTCCCCGAGAGCTGCACTCCCCCCAAAACTCGCTCAAATAAAGGAGAAGAAGGCCCCCACAGTTAATTCTGAACCTGGTGAGCAATCTAGTGATGTCCCGAACAACCCCCTGGCTGTCACCCAGTTGAAGCTTGCCCAAATTGAGAAGAGAGCTCCAAGAGTCCCCCGTCCACCACCCACGGCATCGGCCGCCGCTGCTTCAGGAGCTACCAGTACTGCGAGCGGTGGACCACCGATGCCGCCACGCCCACCAGGTGCAcctcctcccccaccacctccaggGAGACCCGGtggccctccgccgccaccgccgcctcccggttCTCTATCCAAGAGCCTTGCTGGTGGCGACAAGGTGCACCGTGCTCCGGAGGTCGTGGAGTTCTATCAGAGTCTCATGAAACGTGAAGCCAAGAAGGACACCACCTCTTTGGGATCAAAATCATCGAATGTTTCTGATAACAGAAGCAACATGATTGGAGAGATTGAGAACAGATCAACATTCCTATTAGCT GTCAAAGCTGATGTGGAGACACAAGGAGAATTTGTCGAGTCCCTAGCGAGCGAGGTCCGGGCAGCAAGATTCGCCAATATCGATGATGTTGTTGCATTTGTACATTGGCTGGATGAGGAGTTGTCATTCTTG GTTGATGAGAGAGCAGTGCTAAAGCACTTCGATTGGCCAGAGAGCAAAACTGATGCATTAAGAGAGTCCGCCTTTGAGTATCAGGACCTGGTGAAACTAGAGAATAAGGCCACATCCTTCGTCGACGATCCAAAACTTCCATGTGAAGAAGCTCTCAAGAGGATGTATTCGTTGCTTGAGAA AGTGGAGCAGAGTGTTTACGCACTTCTTCGTACAAGAGACATGACCACCGCACGGTACAAGGAGTATGGAATACCAGTCGATTGGCTATCTGATTCAGGAAAAGTTGGCAAG ATCAAACTGGCGTCTGTTCAGCTGGCAAAGAAGTACATGGAGAGGGTCACCTCGGAGCTCGACGCGTTGCAGGGCACTGAGAAAGAGCCCAACAGGGAGTTCCTGCTCCTCCAGGGCGTCAGATTCGCCTTCCGAGTTCATCAG TTTGCCGGAGGCTTCGACGCGGACAGCATGAAAGTCTTCGAGGAGCTGAGAAGCAAGATGAGCAGCACGCAGGCGCCCGCTCCGCCGGCATCCGACACATAG